The following DNA comes from Kryptolebias marmoratus isolate JLee-2015 linkage group LG23, ASM164957v2, whole genome shotgun sequence.
TGTGGAGATCTgagaggagctgctgatgagCGGCCTCGATGAGCGGCTCTGTCGTCTGCCAGCGGAGCAGCGTTTACCTCCTCGCTGCGGAAGGCGGGTTTCTTTTGACTAGTTTTACTGCAGATTTGAAGGATTAATACTTCAGGAAGCTGCTTTTTCTGAAGTCACTATTAAGCGTGTCAGGACTGTTTATTAGCTCAGTcaaccctgacctttgaccttctgtTTAACAGTAAACTCAGGATTCAGGAAGTgatgctcgtttttttttttttttttacagtactgATAACCCCAagttccaaaaaagttgggactttgtgtgaaatgtaaataaaagcaagatgcaatgatttgtaaatctcataaacttaaattttatttacagtagaacaaaaatatcaaaattaatCTCAAGACAGCAGCTCTGtaaagatgttccagatgttcccctctgtgcagcatctccatcaggctgtaaacatctggacctgaggttgtcccattctgtctgttcagcagtcctggatgggagcagatgttgttctaaaacctggagatcctttccagaggcactaatgcacccccataccatcagagaggcaggctgacttCAGAACAgctctcctctttggtccagaggagacacatctggcttcttctttgcctgatagagctttaagcagcatctgtggacggcacggtgaactgtgtttacagacagtgttcctgagcagaaccagaaccagaaccagccctgacctctgacctcagaggtttctacagattcttcagatctgttgatggAGATTCAAAGTCTTCACAATGTTCtgttgaggaactttattctgatatattttcagacagtttctctcagcctggtgaacctctgccgatctttccttctgacagattcagcctctaaattatctttttatccccactcctttgactgacctgctgagaattaacctcattagttaTAAAacgctcctccagatgtttctgattcatcccattttattttacagccttttgttgctcctgaaACAACTTTACTGAGATGAGTTGCttcctttaaatttaaaggtatccttattaaaaaaattaaaaaggtacaatctttcaacatttgatatgtttcctgtgttccactgttaataaaatatggtttCCTGAGAATTTCTAATTATTccaaacctgttttttatttaaatttgacacAACGTCTCAACTCTTTCAGAATtcagttgtaaaaaataattcagacagaagagaaggaaaagCTGTTTAGGTCAGTCACCTCTGAACcgtttcctcttcttcattcggctcaaaaactgaaaaatgattcagtttttactaacgattgtttatttttgtgtaaaagtcttgagtcattcCTTCAGTCTCTGTATAATTTCCTTTAAGCAGTCGTTCCTGTAATCTGTTTGAGTCTTCATCAGCAGTTTTTACAGGTTCTGATTTGGATGGTTTGGATGTTAAATTAGCTGGTCCCAAAGGCACATTTAGTTTCTACTTCTTTattagaaattattaaaaaagactCAGTTTGACACGTgcaaaattataattttaaccACCAAAAaactattagctgaaaactttgcATAAATCATCAACACATCCTTGTATTCCTCGAAGgagtgaatgtttgtttttcagccttttaacacaaacttagaatcaataaaacaaaaagcgaccttaaatgtcacaaaaagttaaatatcaTCAGGACTAACTGTAGAGTCATAAcgaggaaaacaaaatcaactttGGAAGAAAATTAACTGCAGAAATTTGAAATAATAAGCTTGttcctttgctttttatttcccctttaaagctttggtacaaaaaaaaaatatcttagtTTCATTATGAAACTTTTACACACCTTCTCTGTAATAACTGATAATTTAAGGTGTtggggccttttggccctgggctacggttagggtctcctcagggtttaaagggtgggggccttttggccctgggctagggttagggtcacCTCGAGATTTAGGCGGTTAGGGCCTTTTGTCCCccggctagggttagggtctcctcagggtttaaNNNNNNNNNNNNNNNNNNNNNNNNNNNNNNNNNNNNNNNNNNNNNNNNNNNNNNNNNNNNNNNNNNNNNNNNNNNNNNNNNNNNNNNNNNNNNNNNNNNNAGCTGAGAGTGTCCTACTTAGCTCGTGTCCCGGATGACCCGGTTAGTTGTTACCATGGCGCCCTGCATGGCTGttaccgcacacacacacaaataaccaCGTAATCAGGCTTTAGGTGCCGACATATGTGTTTGGAAACAGACGCTCCGATGCACACCGGAGGTTAACGCAGACACGACTGGATGCTCTGCTGGTTTTCATCTGAACTGTAGAAGatttatttttggcattttgacacataaaccatttaaaaataaataaaatctgtgaaatttatgtatttttcccTGTAATCCTCCTGGAGCACGAGTCAAAACTGCATCAGtagtaaacaaaacaaggacACAGATTTAGCAAAGATAATCTCTTTTAGTCCAAACTTACTATAGAAACCCTAAAATAATCACtttctatttttaaagcagataCTGTGAAGcagaaaagtgtttattttaataaacaaagcaaaGGGAAACTCTTCCTGTGAGTCAGCAGttacagaagaataaaaatagtgTCATAAAtatgtgacctctgacctctctgtGTGCTGGAGCTgctttattttcagtaaatCGCTTTTAAAGGTGACAGGAAGTGTAACGTTGCCACGGAAATGCCTGTTTTAGGTCGAAGCAATAGATAAACTGCTGCTGTGAACTCAGAGGGTTTAATCTGGGGGGGTCGGGAAGGGAGGAAGACAGGATGAAGGGCGGTCCAGAGGACCTGTGGAGGAGAGAGGTCTGACGGTGCAGGTGAGGGTAGGGCAGGTGTGCGGATGTGCAGCAGGAGTGACAGACGGGTTGAAGCAAAGACAGGTTCCTCTGATTCGCTCTGAGCTGGTTCTGGTCTCAGTCGGAGCACAGCTGGACCGGTGGTTCTGTGTCTTCATACGTTCGTATTCTCATCAGAGCAGATCAGCGTCAGTCAGGACACACGGCTTCACCTTCTGCAGCTGGCTGAACATCTGGATGCTGACACAGATCACGTGACTAATGAGCTTTAATGCAGCCGGTAACGCCTCACATCGCTGAGTCTGCAGAGTGGAATCACATCCGATTACAGCTGAGCAAATATTCCTAATCATGAAAACAACACGAGCCCAGCAAACTGGAGAGAAACCTCAGAGTTGACCGATTTAAATAAGGGTTTAGGCTGCATaagataaaagtaataaaaggctggctaaaataAGCATAAGAAGTCGTCATTAaagccagtttgctgaagagaacagtgtttttgtggGATTTGGAAAGAGTAAAAGTCACagattgatgtgttttcagtGATAAAGACAGGTGAGAGCGGCCTGACCGTCTTCAGACTCCTCACCAAGGAAAACCGATGGAAGTGGGTCCAGTCCAACGCTCGACTCGTCTACAAGAACGGCAAACCGGACTACATCATCGCCACCCAGAGGCCTTTAGCGTGAGCTCCCTCCTGGTTCTCCTGCACCTTTTCTGAGCTGAACTGTCgttatcagtttgtttgttcctcctcagggaggaggagggaggggagcaCCTGAGGAAGCGCTCCATGCACCTCCCCTTCACCTTCGCCACCGGAGAGGCTCTTCTCTACCAGACCGGCTACCCGCTGCACGGCTTCCCCGACTCCTTCCAGGGcaaagctaaaggcagcaaGTCCAAGAAGGGCAAAGTGGACAAGAGTTCTGCCGATGAGCTGAAGCCAAACTCTCTGCTGGGGGCGCTGATGAGGCAGGACGAGTCTGTTTACGTCAGCCAACCGGACGTGGAGCCCAGGATTTCCCTCCATGGCAGCGTCTGCAGCAGGACCGAGGACCCCGGCTGGAACGTTGTTTCCAATGGAGACGGGGGGACGTGTAACGGGGAGACGCCGCTGAGTTTTGACCCTCTTCTGTCCACGTTGGACTCTCTGTCTCTGGATGAAGGAGAGACCTGCTCCAACAGCGAGCTCTTCAGCGCTCTGGAGAATCTGGGCCTGAACGCTGATgatctggagctgctgctgctggatgagAGGATGATCCAGGTGGAGCTGGACCCGACCCACATCCCCTCCCTCAGCGACCTGCTCACCAACAATGAGATCCTCTCCTACGTCCAGGACTCTCTGCAGACGGAGGAGCAGAACGCCTCCCAGCAGCCCATCGTCCAGCTGTCCCTGCAGATGCAGCAGCACATCGGTGCCACTCAGCTGCTGAGAACTCAGATCCAGTCTGCTCCGGGTTCTGGACCCGTGAGCTGGGTGGACCAGGATCCGCCCCCGCTGAACGGAGAACATCTGGAGTCCCAGTGGCAGCTGCTCGCTGACAGCGCCGCCTTACTGGGCTTCCAGAATCAGCTGACATCAGACGGATCTTACCTCCCGAGCCAGCACGCCACCTTCCCAGCGAGCCTGGAGGTCCCAGATTACAGCAACACATTACACTCAGACGGCTCGCTGCTGAACGGGCCGCCGGCGCCGGATCTCTGTCACCATCAGAGCGCGGTCCCGCCGTCCTGTTTGACCCACGGACCCCCACAAAGCTCTGCTCCGGAGCTGGATCAGCTTCTGGATCTGGCGCCGCCGCAGGACAGCCTGACGCCGGTGAACTACAGCGTGTTCAGCTCCACCGCAGACAACAAGGTAAGAATCACTTCTTCAGACAGATTCACTCTTATTTTTACTGCGTTTATTTGACTAATGTTAATATAATGTGGCTCCAAACTGCACGTAAGGTTTTGGAAAGACTagaatttaaatttttcttATGTTAACTGCGGAGGGAGCTTCCTTTTCTCTGACATCCTTTTCGTTGTTTTCATCCTCATCATCGAAACAAATCCCTCGAGTCGActcatgtttgtttctgaactTCTCCAAATGACTGAAGCTGCCAGTTCTGATCCGAGTCGTTTGGGCTGGACTCCCTGAGCCGCCGCCTGAGCTGCCCTCAGATCTCAGCGAGCATCAACAAACCGAACGCTGCAGGATCCGCAGCCCTGCGGCTCTGAGCTGTTCTCTTTCTCCGCGGTGAAAATAGATTTAGTTCCAAGTCGGCTGGCTGAGGCCTCGGGCCGACACAGAGCTCAGGGTAACCTGCCATGATGCCATCAGACGTGTTGTGTAAATAAGacgaggaggagacaggagtCGCTTTTACAGTTGAGTCCATGAGACTGAACTGAGACTGAGAcgctgtcagttttatagatgtggagctcaaatttggtgtggtagtagctgaaccTCATTCCTAACACAGACTCCAAGACAAAACAGATTGTCTGATTATGTGTTTAAAGCTTcggcatttctttaaggaatatTGGGTTTCACCTCATCTCTGAGTCTGGACCCGGCCGCCctggaggaagctcatttcagctgcttggatccaggatctcgttccttcggtcatgatccacacctcaGGTTGGAGATGAGGTTCAGAACGTAGACGGAGCGACGTCTTCATCATTTCCAGCTCCATCCTCCCATCACTCAGGGACAAAACTCCTAGAGGAGCGGACTCTCAGTTTATTAATAACTGAGCTTAATTAAAGTTAACAGCTGCAGAGGTTTTGTTGAACTGAGAATAAACGAACCTTCCTCAAACAATATTTGGGTCGCCCACTGAGCCAGAATCATTCTGAGGGGAAGACGTTTaactttttcagagttctcaCTAAAACCTGCTGAGACTTCATTTAAACCAGGAACGTCTCGTTATCCTGAACAAAAAAGCAGCAAGTCTGCAAATAGACAAACGGAGAGGAGAGAAAACTGGAGTTTGTGAGTCGTAAACCCAGCTGCTGATCCCGGATCAGCTGCTTGCTCCTTTTCTGCTCGTCTGTTTTTCACCAGACaacagcagagagacagaaacatgaGCAAGGAGAAAGAGTCCAATAATGAATAGAATAAGGCCGGGCCGGGCCCAGAGCCGGGCCGGGCCCAGCAGGCTTTCActcaccccctcaccccccaccTCACCCTCTCATTCAGCCTCCACTGTTATTCTTCAGGGTCAGTGGCTGtcgctgaaagaaaaataactggCAGGCGGGCCAGTCAGGCATGAGCGCTGCTGACCTACAATTTATCTATCATCATTACCTAATGCTGCGAACGCAGCGGGGCGGGGGGCGGGGTGGGGGGGACGTGCAGCCAGACACGACTCGCTGCTGTCTCTGCGCATCACGAGGATCTCTGCAGCGTTCTTACTGCTAAAACAAACACGCAGCATTCCCCTTCAGCTGTTATTCCATCACATATGGAGGATTTTAAAGAGCAGAGATCAGgattcagatttaaataatattcaTGGGTTAAAAGGCAGCAGAAGACGCCGGTCGGGGTTCTGACAGAAAGAGGAAAGTCACGACGAGGACGTGAGCTCATATGATGCAGATTATTATCAACTAATGTGACAGAAGCCCATTAAAGCTGCTCTCGCTCAGAtaatcttctgtttctgttgtcaggacagaaaaaatgtgttttattcgTTTGAATAAAACCCCGACGTGAGGTAGCCTCTCCCTGCGCTGCGTCTGCTGGAGACTCATATCGGTCCACCTGTGCGCCATTTTGAACCAGCTGGAGGTGATGGGCGGAGCCTCCACGGATGATTTAAACAGACAGCGCCGATAAACAAGAGAAAGTCCCATAAAAGTCTGATAAAGTCCCTgaatttttgttggttttgtttctcaGGCGGATAACGGCTGCCTCCTGAGTGCCGCCAACGCAGCGTACGTCAGGACGTGTCTAATTCCTGGCAGGAACGGCGTGGCGACGCGTGACGTCCCTGATGGACTCTCCGCCCTGCAGGACCCTCAGAAATCTGGATTCTTCCTCTGACCTGATGGAGAAGGAGGCACAGAGACACTGAGGgcattttttaaggaaaatatCAGAAAAACCTTCCTCCAGACTTTGGTTTGTTCCTCGGACCTGAACCTTGAAACTGTTAAAGCTTCCTGCTCGCCAGAACGGGAAACATGTCTGATGTGTACAGAAACACCCCAAGGCCTGAGGAAAGCTGCTGCGAAGGTTTGGGTCTcacatttttgctgcttttaatccACTTTTTAAGAGTATTTTCCTCTTATGCAAGAAGCTGTTGGTTTAATTCCAACGTGCTCTGAAGAAACGTGCACGTTTCAGACTCTAAGAGCATTTAAATCAACTGAACCAGAAGCTGTAGTCAGAGTTTATGGATTTATAGCATGAAGGAATCTGAAAGCAACAATATGTACAACAACTATTAGAGATTTCTAAACTATCTGCAGTATTTTAAATGCAAGTACAAACCAGagagtaaaacattaaaaactataaTATTCCTGACAGCCATGAGATTCTTTCTGGACCAGAAGCTCCAACAGATTATTTCAATCTAGATGTAGagcaaagaaaaagcagcatttcaTGCTTCTCTTAATGATAAACAGAGGTTCGTGGTTTCCTGTGCACTTAAACGTCCGTTAGAGACGCAGCCCGAGAGGATCCGATCCGTCCGGCAGGAGAAGCATTTCGTCTCGTGGCCGGAGGCGGCGGGAACAGCTTCGGTCTCTGCCTTGTCTCCGCAGCCTCGGACCACCGGACACACTTTATATCCTGCAGGCGAGTTGGCTCTGACGcactcaacacacacacacacaggaggacCTGCCTGtaaataactgatttatttctgaTTCAGGAGCAAACACTTGAAGCCCTGACGcagatttacagatgtttatGTGTTAAACTCTGGTGCTACTTGATCAGAAGAGTCAAACCAAACAGCTGACCAGGTCGAGATCAACACAGCTGCTCAGGTTTTTGTTTCTACTTGATATTAACGTGAAGGTATCAAACACTGGTCTCAACAGACCTGAGCTGCTGTTCGAGCAGGTTTCAGGGTTTAgttttctgcagatgttttaacaACCTTTCAGCGGGTTCAGTACCAAAACAGGGCTGCTGAAGACACAAACTTTCTCCTTAAActggtttgaaaacatttacagagaACCTTTAATGCATCTGTTAGCTTCGTGCTGTTTAAGGCGGTATCTCACTCGGCTGCGACTGAAAATAGCAGGAAAGCTGTGAGAAAAAAGGTGGATCTTCTATTTCCGTCTCCCTGAACTCAGCGAGCCGTGTGGTCGGTTTTAGGAAATCCACCTGGAGTACACCTCAGGAAGGAAGACGGGCAGATATGGAccagatttttattaattacaaataacCATCAGCAGGATTTATTAGACCTGAACATGTTTCCTGTCAAAATGCAGTTCTGACGGTTCCAGACACACACCCGTCCGCTGACGTTTACGAGAGAAAAAATTTGATTTGCAGatttaacagaaatgtttcaaagtCAGGCGACGAGACTGAAAACCTCTGGGTTTCGAGACTCCCTCGCCGTCATCATCCTGGTTTTAACCGGAAGAAAAGCTCAGAAAGTGACCGGTGAACATCTGGAACATTTGACCAGAGAACAACAGATTCTGCGCTCAGAAATCACGTCTCATGAGGCTAATTCATGCCGATCCTGGTACGTTTCTGCTGAGACAGACTCAacgttagctgttagctctgCGTCTGcgctgtttaaaaataaagttagaagGCGCAGAAACAGAAGATTTAACCCGTTTGTTACGTTAGACGCTGATGCAGTGGAGTATCAAATTAGGAGGTTACAGAAGAGTCTTTGTCTTGGTTTTTAAGCTCATTACAGAGGTCATTGTTTccgttcagttttatttgtctcagAGAGAAATCAGAAATCTGAACCAACACGTCCTCTCTGCTTGTGATCCAATCACCCAGAGCGAGCGGTAGCTGATCTTTCCTTCCTCGAGCTGCTCTGCTCGGCTGACCTGAGGGCAGCTTCATGTTCATGACACGAACCATCCGCAGAAGGAGACagcatttagcatttagcaccGACACAACAACCAAATAAAGGAAACGCCTGCAGCTGCTGACAATCATGAACAAGATGCATTTACAGATTTGCCTCGTTTGtactttagtgttttttttaataaaacagataatTTAAGAAGCACTTATGAGATGAAAAACTGTGTGAAAGACTTCAGTTTCAGTCcagatgtgtgtatgtgtagaTATGATGTGTTACAAGCACTACTTTAATATCACAAACTCTCTCCAGCACTGAAGGTAGTCTcctagaggaaaaaaaaagcattttatgactttatgaTGTATGAATATTGTTCCTaagagttgtgtgttttttgtcatgtttgtcactttagatgaaacaaaaatggtgCCATAACAGGAAGTTGGGACTTTGTTTGTTCGGTGTTTCACCATGAAGGAGCacaaatgcagcattttttgtgtgaaaatctttttaatcCACTTTGTCCACAGATGACCTGTTCAGGTTTGAAACCAAACTGTCCAGatgctgttttcttgttttttttgtgacttttctcACTAAAGTTTATAGCtgtttatgaaatgtttgttttttttaaatatgcagtttGTCTCTGAGCTGTGCTGAAATATGCTCTTAGATCCTGGAAATAAAGGACTTTGTGCAATCACACATCTcatctgctgtgttttcaggGCCCGTTGTTCCTCACCTGCCCACCAGGTGGCAGTGTagctcctcttcatcctccccAGGTGTTTGTCAGGGCTCAGGTAGTCAGCCGGCAGAGGAAGGCAGTTAGgtaagaaatgaaacaaaataaaaacttaaagagGAATTACAGGTGAAGGTGTGCACCTGtcgtttgttttcttgtcaggACCAGTTGTCCCGACGTGGACCAAAGTCCGGTCCTCATGGTGGGCTCGAACTGAGTCTGGGTTTGGGTTAGACCGGTACTGGTACCAGTTAGGATCAGGATATGTGTCAAAACAATACAACCAgtaaaaataagcattttttgtAGCCGAATGAAGCcgaaacaagcagctgaaattagaaaataatgGAAGACACCAACAAGGCTACAACTCAGCTAatctgacagatattgagctaacatttggtctggtagtagctgagagtcatcccaacacgTGTCTGAGCATTTAATGGTCACacattctgttatttttaagctttgactgaaaacagataaaataatctcagtttaaaactcctgaaggcggcgggcgat
Coding sequences within:
- the LOC108229322 gene encoding aryl hydrocarbon receptor (The sequence of the model RefSeq protein was modified relative to this genomic sequence to represent the inferred CDS: added 556 bases not found in genome assembly), which encodes MHQSVFELIHTEDQQEFKRNLHWALNPPVSLEPPPDPAGGESTSSCLVSYNPDQLPPENSSFLERAFVCRFRCLLDNSSGFLPLSIQGRLKFLHGQSRQQSERSSPPQLALFAIATPLQPPAILEIRTKNMIFRTKHKLDFTPMACDAKGKIVLGYTEAELRVRGSGYQFIHAADMLHCAENHIRMIKTGESGLTVFRLLTKENRWKWVQSNARLVYKNGKPDYIIATQRPLAEEEGGEHLRKRSMHLPFTFATGEALLYQTGYPLHGFPDSFQGKAKGSKSKKGKVDKSSADELKPNSLLGALMRQDESVYVSQPDVEPRISLHGSVCSRTEDPGWNVVSNGDGGTCNGETPLSFDPLLSTLDSLSLDEGETCSNSELFSALENLGLNADDLELLLLDERMIQVELDPTHIPSLSDLLTNNEILSYVQDSLQTEEQNASQQPIVQLSLQMQQHIGATQLLRTQIQSAPGSGPVSWVDQDPPPLNGEHLESQWQLLADSAALLGFQNQLTSDGSYLPSQHATFPASLEVPDYSNTLHSDGSLLNGPPAPDLCHHQSAVPPSCLTHGPPQSSAPELDQLLDLAPPQDSLTPVNYSVFSSTADNKADNGCLLSAANAAYVRTCLIPGRNGVATRDVPDGLSALQDPQKSGFFL